Genomic segment of Variovorax sp. OAS795:
CGAGTCGCTGTACTTCAAGTTGTCCGGCGGAATCATCTACGGCTATCGTGGGCGCTACAAGGACAAGGTACCACTCAACGTCGGAGGCTTCTCTCCGGCGATCATCCCGGCCATCGGTTGGCGCTTTACACCCAAGGACGCCATCCAGGCTGCCGTTCTTGGCAAGGCAGGAGTGACCTTCTCCTACGACCGCCGTTTTTGATGGGTGTCAGCGCCTGATCGGACTAAAAGCGTCAGCGGTGCAGCGACGATCCGCCGCAGATGGCGATGTCCTGCCCAGTGATGGCCGCCGCCGGCGCGGAGAGCAAAAAGGCGACGAGCGCCGCAATCTCCGTCGGCTCGATGAGCCGGCCGATGGGCGGCAGGCGCGGTGCGCTGCCGGCGCGGGCCGGGTCCTGCAGCATCGCGGTCTGCGTGGCGCCGGGCGACACCACGTTGACGGTGACGCCGCTAGTGGCCACTTCCGCGGCCCAGCTGCGCGCGAGCGCGATGACCGCGGCCTTGGTCGCGGCGTACTGCCCGCGGCCCGGCAGGCCCTGCGCCACGCGGCTCCCGATGAACACCACGCGGCCGCGGCCGCGCGCGGCCATGGCGGGCACGAGCGCATCGGCCAGGCGCGTGGCCGCGTCCACGTGCAGGCGCCACATCAGTTCGCCGCCCGCATGGTCGAGCTGGCCGAGCGGGCCCACGCGCAGCACGCCGGCGGCATGCACCAGCGCGTCGGTGTGCTGCAGGGCGGCAGCATTGCGCGCGATGTCTTCGGCATTCGACAGATCCACCGTGGCATGCGCGAAGTTCGCATGCGAGAGCGTCGGCGCTGCCAGGTCGAGCCCGGTGACGCGCCAGCCGCCCTCCAGCAGGTGCTCGGCGATGGCGCGGCCGATGCCGCCGCTGCTGCCCGTCACGACGGCATGCGGGGCGGCTTCATTCGACACGGATGTTGCCCTCGACGATGATCTTCTTCGAGCGCTCCATGTCGGCCTGCTGGAACTTCACGAAGTCGTCGACGCTGCCGGGCGTCAGCAGCAGCCCCTGCGCGTTCAGCGTCTCGCGCATGTCGGTGGCCAGCGCCTTGTTCACTTCGGCATTGAGCCGCTGCGTGATCGCGGCCGGCAGCTTGGCCGGGCCCCACAGGCCGTACCAGCTGTAGAACTCGTAGCCCGGAATGCTCTCGCCCACGGTCGGCACGTTCGGCAGGCTGGTGGCGCGCGCGGCCGAGGTGACGGCCACCACGCGCAGCATGCCGCTCTTGTGGTACTGCAGCGAGCCGAGGATCGGGTCGATGAAGCCGTCGATCTGCCCGCCGATCAGGTCCTGGAACGCCGGCGCCGTGCCCTTGTAAGGCACGATCAGGTAGTCGAGCCCGCCCGCGCGCTTGAGCAGCTCGGTCGACAGATGCCCCGCCGAGCCGATCGAGCCGACCGCGAAGGTCATCTTGCCGGGGTTCGCCTTGGCATAGGCGATGAGCGACTTGACGTCGGTGATCGGCAGGTTCTTGTTGATGGCGACCGAGAGCGGCGCCTTGGCGACCAGCGCCACCGGCGTGAAGTCCCGCACCACCTCGTAGGGCACCGACTTCATCGTCATCGGCGCCGTGGTGAAGGTGGAGGCGTTGAACAGCAGCGTGTAGCCGTCGGCCGGTGCCTTCGACACCACGTCGGCGCCGATCACGCCGTTGCCGCCGGGCCGGTTCTCCACGATGAAAGGCTGGCCCGTCTGGTCGCCGAGCTTCTGCGCGAGCAGGCGGCCTACCGTGTCGAGCGTGCCGCCGGGCGGGA
This window contains:
- a CDS encoding SDR family oxidoreductase, producing the protein MSNEAAPHAVVTGSSGGIGRAIAEHLLEGGWRVTGLDLAAPTLSHANFAHATVDLSNAEDIARNAAALQHTDALVHAAGVLRVGPLGQLDHAGGELMWRLHVDAATRLADALVPAMAARGRGRVVFIGSRVAQGLPGRGQYAATKAAVIALARSWAAEVATSGVTVNVVSPGATQTAMLQDPARAGSAPRLPPIGRLIEPTEIAALVAFLLSAPAAAITGQDIAICGGSSLHR
- a CDS encoding tripartite tricarboxylate transporter substrate binding protein; the encoded protein is MQRNHFVRAALAALALASASAGFAQAQPWPSRPVRVVIPFPPGGTLDTVGRLLAQKLGDQTGQPFIVENRPGGNGVIGADVVSKAPADGYTLLFNASTFTTAPMTMKSVPYEVVRDFTPVALVAKAPLSVAINKNLPITDVKSLIAYAKANPGKMTFAVGSIGSAGHLSTELLKRAGGLDYLIVPYKGTAPAFQDLIGGQIDGFIDPILGSLQYHKSGMLRVVAVTSAARATSLPNVPTVGESIPGYEFYSWYGLWGPAKLPAAITQRLNAEVNKALATDMRETLNAQGLLLTPGSVDDFVKFQQADMERSKKIIVEGNIRVE